One window of Cellulomonas shaoxiangyii genomic DNA carries:
- a CDS encoding helix-turn-helix transcriptional regulator: MPTAIPPAERLLNLVIALVNTPGRMTKEQVRSSVAGYQDAASTEAFERMFERDKDTLRELGIPVLTVTHAGHGDDVGYRIDTERWSLPPLELTAAELGVLALAAQLWQDQSLRADSSRALTKLRAVGHAPEASDLVAGLAPRVRAGGDAFAPLVDAVQARQAVRFTYHAATTGEVLVRHVEPWKLLARRGGWVLLARDRDRGASRSFRLSRIRGPVRAVGEPGAFPPPTPEELAEASRMWAGDGPERTALLAVTPDRAGAVRARGTEPPADVVLPAGADAVLAGRDLVAVPFRLGWELAEELVGYGDAVVVLEPADVRDEVVRLLRVASELDRPAGERAADVRAGGPADAWATAEQEVRGA, from the coding sequence ATGCCCACCGCCATCCCTCCCGCCGAGCGCCTGCTCAACCTCGTCATCGCCCTGGTCAACACGCCCGGGCGGATGACGAAGGAGCAGGTGCGCTCGTCCGTGGCCGGGTACCAGGACGCCGCGTCGACCGAGGCGTTCGAGCGGATGTTCGAGCGCGACAAGGACACGCTGCGCGAGCTCGGGATCCCCGTGCTGACGGTGACGCACGCGGGGCACGGCGACGACGTCGGCTACCGCATCGACACCGAACGGTGGTCGCTGCCGCCGCTCGAGCTCACCGCCGCCGAGCTGGGCGTGCTCGCGCTCGCCGCGCAGCTGTGGCAGGACCAGTCGCTGCGTGCCGACAGCTCGCGCGCGCTCACCAAGCTCCGCGCCGTCGGGCACGCCCCGGAGGCGAGCGACCTGGTCGCCGGGCTCGCGCCGCGCGTGCGTGCCGGCGGGGACGCGTTCGCGCCGCTCGTCGACGCGGTCCAGGCGCGGCAGGCGGTCCGCTTCACGTACCACGCCGCCACGACGGGCGAGGTGCTGGTGCGCCACGTCGAGCCGTGGAAGCTCCTGGCGCGCCGGGGCGGGTGGGTGCTCCTCGCGCGCGACCGCGACCGCGGCGCGAGCCGATCGTTCCGCCTGAGCCGCATCCGTGGGCCCGTGCGGGCCGTGGGGGAGCCGGGCGCGTTCCCGCCGCCGACGCCCGAGGAGCTGGCCGAGGCGTCCCGCATGTGGGCGGGCGACGGGCCGGAGCGGACGGCGCTGCTCGCCGTCACGCCCGACCGGGCGGGCGCCGTGCGCGCGCGCGGCACGGAGCCGCCGGCCGACGTGGTGCTGCCCGCCGGCGCCGACGCCGTGCTCGCCGGGCGCGACCTGGTGGCCGTGCCGTTCCGGCTGGGCTGGGAGCTGGCCGAGGAGCTCGTCGGCTACGGCGACGCCGTCGTCGTCCTCGAGCCCGCCGACGTGCGCGACGAGGTCGTCCGGCTGCTGCGCGTCGCGTCCGAGCTGGACCGTCCCGCCGGTGAGCGGGCCGCCGACGTCCGCGCGGGCGGCCCGGCCGACGCGTGGGCGACCGCGGAGCAGGAGGTGCGCGGTGCCTGA
- a CDS encoding DUF3866 family protein: MIAWRAGVVVECGARWDGAREARVALEGEDRTVRALAYPHLVGELEPGARVLLNVTALVRGLGTGGYALVVARTDALPADAPDGPGHLVKARYTPLQAMVLGVDDQESPHHDALRDADDLGGMPVVVADLHSALPAVLAGARAEAVRRGRALRVAYVMTDGGALPAWFSRAVAGLRDAGWLDACVTTGQAFGGDLEAVTVHTGLLAARHVVGADLAVVAQGPGNLGTGTRWGFSGVAAGEAVNAAGVLRGRPVASLRVSGADARERHLGVSHHSLTAYGRVALVPADVPVPVLAGLPGTPEDLAAEGDAGAWSSLARRVAEQAAGLAEPHGRHRVHDVPADAPLLDALRTSPVRLSTMGRGLDADPAAFIAAAVAGVHAVRLLG, translated from the coding sequence GTGATCGCGTGGCGTGCCGGGGTCGTGGTGGAGTGCGGGGCCCGGTGGGACGGTGCGCGCGAGGCGCGCGTCGCCCTCGAGGGCGAGGACCGGACGGTCCGTGCGCTGGCGTACCCCCACCTGGTCGGCGAGCTCGAGCCGGGCGCGCGCGTCCTGCTCAACGTGACGGCCCTCGTGCGGGGTCTGGGCACCGGTGGCTACGCGCTGGTCGTCGCGCGCACCGACGCCCTCCCCGCGGATGCGCCCGACGGCCCCGGCCACCTCGTGAAGGCGCGGTACACGCCCTTGCAGGCGATGGTGCTCGGCGTCGACGACCAGGAGTCGCCGCACCACGACGCGCTCCGGGACGCCGACGACCTCGGGGGGATGCCGGTCGTCGTGGCGGACCTGCACTCCGCGCTGCCGGCGGTGCTCGCGGGCGCGCGCGCGGAGGCGGTGCGCCGCGGGCGGGCGCTGCGCGTCGCGTACGTCATGACCGACGGCGGCGCGCTGCCCGCCTGGTTCTCCCGCGCGGTGGCGGGGCTGCGGGACGCCGGCTGGCTCGACGCGTGCGTGACCACGGGGCAGGCGTTCGGCGGGGACCTCGAGGCCGTCACCGTGCACACCGGGCTGCTGGCGGCGCGGCACGTCGTCGGGGCCGACCTCGCCGTCGTCGCCCAGGGCCCCGGCAACCTCGGCACCGGGACGCGATGGGGGTTCTCCGGCGTCGCCGCCGGCGAGGCCGTCAACGCGGCCGGCGTGCTGCGGGGGCGTCCGGTCGCGTCGCTGCGCGTCTCCGGCGCCGACGCCCGGGAGCGCCACCTCGGCGTCTCGCACCACTCCCTGACGGCCTACGGACGCGTGGCGCTGGTGCCCGCGGACGTGCCGGTCCCCGTCCTCGCCGGGCTGCCCGGCACCCCGGAGGACCTCGCCGCGGAGGGCGACGCCGGCGCGTGGTCGTCGCTCGCCCGCCGGGTGGCCGAGCAGGCCGCGGGGCTCGCCGAGCCGCACGGCCGGCACCGGGTGCACGACGTCCCGGCCGACGCCCCGCTGCTCGACGCGCTGCGCACGAGCCCGGTCCGCCTGTCGACGATGGGCCGCGGCCTCGACGCCGACCCGGCCGCGTTCATCGCCGCGGCCGTCGCGGGCGTGCACGCGGTGCGTCTGCTCGGCTGA
- a CDS encoding PH domain-containing protein, which produces MTSAGTAPEGAGEDAALAAPFRPRLARRVTLTVGAAFLALTVVLVLVMPGLGPGDVVGFLLFGLAVAWFCWRQASVRAVPDERGLLVRNLLLTRHVTWAEVVSVRFGQGRPWVQLDLADGDTLAVMGVQRADGTFAEQEARRLATLVARRSATPHDA; this is translated from the coding sequence ATGACCTCGGCAGGGACGGCACCCGAGGGGGCGGGGGAGGACGCGGCGCTCGCCGCACCCTTCCGCCCGCGCCTCGCGCGTCGGGTCACGCTCACGGTCGGCGCGGCGTTCCTCGCGCTGACGGTCGTGCTGGTGCTCGTCATGCCGGGGCTCGGCCCGGGCGACGTCGTCGGCTTCCTGCTGTTCGGCCTCGCGGTGGCGTGGTTCTGCTGGCGGCAGGCGTCGGTGCGCGCGGTGCCCGACGAGCGCGGGCTCCTGGTGCGGAACCTGCTCCTGACCCGGCACGTGACGTGGGCCGAGGTCGTCTCGGTCCGGTTCGGCCAGGGGCGCCCGTGGGTCCAGCTGGACCTCGCCGACGGCGACACGCTCGCGGTCATGGGCGTGCAGCGCGCCGACGGCACGTTCGCCGAGCAGGAGGCGCGGCGCCTGGCCACCCTGGTCGCGCGCCGCAGCGCGACCCCGCACGACGCCTGA
- the hisG gene encoding ATP phosphoribosyltransferase → MLRIAVPNKGSLSEPAVEMLREAGYRQRRDARELVLPDPDNDVEFFFLRPRDVAVYVGAGTVDVGITGRDLLIDSGSAAVEHLPLGFARSTFRFATTAGTLTDSRQVAGQRVATSYAELVAVHLRERGIEPAGIVRLDGAVESAIRLGVADVIADVVETGTTLRAAGLEVFGEPILRSEAVLARRSDVDEPPGLDVLTRRLQGVLTARQYVLMDYDVPLELVDQAVAITPGLESPTVSPLHNGEWAAVRAMVRRDQTNRVMDDLYDVGARAILVTSIHACRI, encoded by the coding sequence GTGCTGAGGATCGCCGTCCCCAACAAGGGCTCGCTCAGCGAGCCCGCCGTCGAGATGCTGCGCGAGGCGGGCTACCGCCAGCGCCGTGACGCCCGCGAGCTCGTGCTGCCCGACCCCGACAACGACGTGGAGTTCTTCTTCCTGCGCCCGCGCGACGTCGCCGTGTACGTGGGCGCGGGCACGGTCGACGTCGGCATCACGGGCCGTGACCTGCTCATCGACTCCGGCTCGGCCGCGGTCGAGCACCTGCCGCTCGGCTTCGCGCGGTCCACCTTCCGGTTCGCCACGACGGCGGGCACGCTCACCGACAGCCGCCAGGTCGCGGGCCAGCGGGTCGCCACCTCGTACGCCGAGCTCGTCGCCGTGCACCTGCGCGAGCGGGGCATCGAGCCCGCCGGCATCGTCCGGCTCGACGGCGCGGTGGAGTCGGCCATCCGGCTCGGCGTCGCGGACGTCATCGCCGACGTCGTCGAGACCGGCACGACGCTGCGCGCCGCCGGCCTCGAGGTGTTCGGGGAGCCGATCCTGCGCTCGGAGGCGGTGCTCGCGCGCCGCTCCGACGTCGACGAGCCGCCCGGGCTCGACGTGCTCACGCGCCGTCTGCAGGGCGTGCTGACGGCCCGCCAGTACGTGCTGATGGACTACGACGTGCCGCTCGAGCTCGTCGACCAGGCGGTCGCGATCACGCCGGGGCTGGAGTCGCCCACCGTCTCACCCCTGCACAACGGCGAGTGGGCCGCCGTGCGCGCGATGGTCCGCCGGGACCAGACCAACCGGGTGATGGACGACCTGTACGACGTGGGCGCCCGCGCGATCCTCGTCACGTCGATCCACGCCTGCCGGATCTGA
- a CDS encoding phosphoribosyl-ATP diphosphatase — MKTFDALFAELSDKAATRPVGSRTVTELDAGVHSIGKKIVEEAAEVWMAAEHEGDERTAEEISQLLYHLQVLMLARGLTLEDVYAHL; from the coding sequence GTGAAGACCTTCGACGCGCTGTTCGCCGAGCTCTCCGACAAGGCGGCGACCCGCCCCGTCGGCTCCCGCACCGTCACGGAGCTGGACGCGGGCGTGCACTCGATCGGCAAGAAGATCGTCGAGGAGGCCGCCGAGGTGTGGATGGCCGCCGAGCACGAGGGCGACGAGCGGACGGCCGAGGAGATCTCGCAGCTGCTCTACCACCTGCAGGTGCTCATGCTCGCGCGCGGGCTCACGCTCGAGGACGTGTACGCGCACCTCTGA
- the pnuC gene encoding nicotinamide riboside transporter PnuC: MGPLAWLFDATLTVAGHEVLWREVVGNLFGIASAVGGLRRRVWAWPVGIVGNVLLFTVFLGGVFHTPQQADLYGQAARQVFFVAVSVYGWVRWRGARRAAQAGGPADAPAVVPRWAGRSGWLLMGSVAVVGTVACAAVFSALGSWGPWADAWIFVGSMLATYGMARGWIEFWLVWIAVDAVGVPLLLSAGYYPSAVLYLVYAGVVVHGFVVWWRARDEAAAAASPRDDLVGA, translated from the coding sequence GTGGGACCGCTCGCCTGGCTCTTCGACGCCACGCTGACGGTCGCCGGCCACGAGGTGCTGTGGCGGGAGGTCGTCGGCAACCTGTTCGGCATCGCGTCGGCCGTCGGCGGCCTGCGCCGGCGCGTGTGGGCGTGGCCGGTCGGGATCGTCGGCAACGTGCTGCTGTTCACCGTGTTCCTCGGCGGCGTCTTCCACACGCCGCAGCAGGCCGACCTGTACGGGCAGGCGGCCCGCCAGGTCTTCTTCGTGGCCGTGTCCGTCTACGGGTGGGTGCGCTGGCGCGGTGCCCGCCGCGCCGCGCAGGCGGGCGGACCGGCCGACGCGCCCGCCGTCGTGCCCCGCTGGGCCGGCAGGTCGGGGTGGCTCCTCATGGGGTCGGTCGCTGTGGTCGGCACGGTCGCGTGCGCGGCCGTGTTCTCCGCGCTCGGCTCCTGGGGGCCGTGGGCGGACGCGTGGATCTTCGTCGGCTCGATGCTGGCCACGTACGGGATGGCGCGCGGGTGGATCGAGTTCTGGCTCGTCTGGATCGCGGTCGACGCGGTCGGCGTCCCGCTCCTGCTGTCCGCGGGCTACTACCCCTCGGCCGTGCTGTACCTCGTGTACGCGGGCGTCGTCGTGCACGGTTTCGTCGTGTGGTGGCGCGCCCGCGACGAGGCGGCCGCAGCCGCGTCGCCGCGGGACGACCTCGTCGGTGCGTGA
- the ribH gene encoding 6,7-dimethyl-8-ribityllumazine synthase: MSGAGAPTLTLDGSGLRVVVVAASWHTVVMDGLLAGARRALAAAHVADVTVVRVPGSFELPVAAQRATASGADAVVALGVVIRGGTPHFEYVCQAATSGLAEVALRTGVPVGFGLLTCDDEQQALDRAGLPGSQEDKGAEAAEAAVATVLAVRDL, encoded by the coding sequence ATGAGCGGCGCCGGAGCACCCACCCTGACCCTGGACGGCAGCGGCCTGCGCGTCGTCGTCGTCGCCGCGAGCTGGCACACCGTCGTGATGGACGGCCTGCTGGCCGGCGCCCGCCGCGCCCTCGCGGCGGCGCACGTGGCGGACGTCACGGTCGTGCGCGTGCCGGGCTCGTTCGAGCTGCCGGTCGCCGCGCAGCGCGCCACCGCGTCGGGCGCCGACGCCGTCGTCGCGCTGGGCGTGGTGATCCGCGGCGGCACGCCGCACTTCGAGTACGTCTGCCAGGCGGCGACGTCCGGCCTCGCGGAGGTCGCCCTGCGCACGGGCGTGCCGGTCGGCTTCGGCCTCCTGACGTGCGACGACGAGCAGCAGGCGCTGGACCGCGCCGGGCTCCCGGGCTCGCAGGAGGACAAGGGCGCGGAGGCCGCCGAGGCGGCGGTCGCCACCGTGCTCGCCGTGCGCGACCTGTGA
- the ribB gene encoding 3,4-dihydroxy-2-butanone-4-phosphate synthase: protein MSGEIRLGTVEDALEALRAGRPVLVADSPDRENEADVILAAQSATPEWVAWTIRHSSGYLCAPMPAARADALDLPLMVPHSQDPRRTAYTVTVDAAAGVTTGISASDRARTLRVLADPASGPHDLIRPGHVLPLRAVPGGVLHRAGHTEAAVDLCRLAGLAPVGAIAELVNDDGSMVRLTEAARMAAEAGLVLLTIADLRAWRTAHGDTEPVPEDVTAPAARVHATHTAHLPTRHGDFRIHGYRDLRTGDEHVALVPTTGLAEVPTVRVHSECLTGDAFGSARCDCGPQLEAALELAATEGGAVVYLRGHEGRGIGLLAKVAAYALQDGGRDTVEANLDLGWPADRREYGAAAAILVDLGASRVRLLTNNPAKVTGLRAHGVDVVEVRGLEVGRTPHNAAYLRTKATTMGHRLHLPGAVTGDPIPVEPVHAAPAPAGADTTDHAFDPLEELA from the coding sequence GTGAGCGGCGAGATCCGCCTCGGCACGGTCGAGGACGCGCTGGAGGCGCTGCGCGCGGGCCGTCCGGTCCTCGTCGCCGACTCGCCGGACCGCGAGAACGAGGCCGACGTCATCCTCGCCGCGCAGTCCGCGACGCCCGAGTGGGTGGCGTGGACGATCCGGCACTCGTCGGGCTACCTGTGCGCGCCCATGCCGGCGGCGCGCGCGGACGCCCTCGACCTGCCGCTCATGGTCCCGCACAGCCAGGACCCGCGGCGGACCGCCTACACCGTGACGGTGGACGCGGCCGCGGGCGTCACCACGGGCATCTCGGCGTCGGACCGTGCCCGCACGCTGCGGGTCCTCGCCGACCCGGCCTCGGGCCCGCACGACCTCATCCGGCCCGGCCACGTGCTGCCGCTGCGCGCCGTCCCGGGTGGTGTGCTGCACCGCGCGGGGCACACGGAGGCCGCCGTCGACCTGTGCCGCCTCGCCGGCCTGGCACCCGTCGGTGCGATCGCGGAGCTCGTGAACGACGACGGCAGCATGGTCCGCCTCACGGAGGCCGCCCGGATGGCGGCCGAGGCGGGCCTCGTGCTCCTGACGATCGCCGACCTGCGGGCGTGGCGGACCGCGCACGGCGACACCGAGCCGGTCCCCGAGGACGTCACGGCACCGGCGGCGCGCGTGCACGCGACGCACACCGCGCACCTGCCCACGCGGCACGGCGACTTCCGGATCCACGGCTACCGCGACCTGCGCACGGGCGACGAGCACGTGGCGCTCGTGCCGACCACCGGCCTCGCGGAGGTGCCGACCGTGCGGGTGCACTCCGAGTGCCTCACCGGTGACGCGTTCGGGTCCGCGCGCTGCGACTGCGGACCCCAGCTCGAGGCGGCCCTGGAGCTGGCCGCCACGGAGGGCGGCGCGGTCGTCTACCTGCGGGGTCACGAGGGCCGGGGGATCGGCCTGCTCGCGAAGGTCGCGGCCTACGCGCTGCAGGACGGCGGCCGCGACACGGTCGAGGCGAACCTCGACCTCGGCTGGCCGGCCGACCGGCGCGAGTACGGCGCCGCCGCGGCGATCCTCGTCGACCTCGGCGCGTCCCGCGTGCGTCTGCTGACCAACAACCCCGCCAAGGTCACGGGCCTGCGCGCGCACGGCGTCGACGTCGTCGAGGTCCGCGGGCTCGAGGTCGGCCGGACGCCGCACAACGCGGCGTACCTGCGGACCAAGGCCACGACCATGGGCCACCGGCTGCACCTTCCCGGCGCCGTCACGGGCGACCCCATCCCGGTCGAGCCCGTGCACGCCGCCCCCGCGCCCGCCGGCGCGGACACCACCGACCACGCGTTCGACCCCCTGGAGGAGCTGGCATGA
- the ribD gene encoding bifunctional diaminohydroxyphosphoribosylaminopyrimidine deaminase/5-amino-6-(5-phosphoribosylamino)uracil reductase RibD: MRRALELAGRGPLGPNPRVGCVLLGPDGSVLGEGWHRGAGTPHAEVAALADARSRGASTRGATAVVTLEPCDHTGRTGPCSLALLEAGVARVLVAVQDPNPVAAGGADRLRRAGVDVVTGVLADEGVAALGAWLPAVRRGRPFVTLKLATTLDGRVAAPDGTSRWITSPVARAHAHGLRAEVDAIAVGTGTALADDPSLTARTLDGGLATHQPLRVVVGHRDVPAGARLRGPGGELVAVRTHDPVEVLRALHAREVRHVLVEGGPTLAAAFLAAGLVDEVHAYVAPVLLGAGPAAVADLGVRTIADAVRLRPVEVVPLGPDVLVVAVPELAPSPTLEEN; encoded by the coding sequence ATGCGCCGCGCGCTCGAGCTCGCCGGCCGCGGCCCGCTCGGCCCGAACCCCCGCGTCGGGTGCGTCCTGCTCGGCCCGGACGGGAGCGTCCTGGGGGAGGGGTGGCACCGCGGTGCCGGCACCCCGCACGCCGAGGTGGCGGCGCTGGCCGACGCCCGCTCGCGCGGCGCCTCGACCCGCGGCGCGACGGCCGTCGTGACGCTCGAGCCGTGCGACCACACCGGGCGCACGGGACCGTGCTCGCTCGCGCTGCTCGAGGCCGGCGTCGCGCGCGTGCTGGTGGCCGTGCAGGACCCCAACCCCGTGGCCGCCGGCGGCGCGGACCGCCTGCGCCGCGCGGGCGTCGACGTGGTCACCGGCGTCCTCGCCGACGAGGGCGTCGCCGCGCTCGGCGCGTGGCTGCCCGCGGTGCGCCGCGGCCGGCCGTTCGTCACCCTCAAGCTCGCGACGACGCTCGACGGGCGGGTCGCCGCGCCGGACGGCACGAGCCGGTGGATCACCTCCCCGGTGGCGCGCGCCCACGCGCACGGCCTGCGCGCCGAGGTCGACGCGATCGCGGTCGGCACCGGCACCGCACTGGCGGACGACCCGTCGCTGACGGCCCGCACGCTCGACGGCGGCCTCGCCACGCACCAGCCGCTGCGGGTCGTCGTCGGCCACCGCGACGTCCCGGCCGGCGCACGCCTGCGCGGACCGGGCGGCGAGCTGGTGGCCGTCCGCACGCACGACCCCGTCGAGGTGCTGCGCGCGCTGCACGCGCGCGAGGTCCGCCACGTCCTGGTCGAGGGCGGGCCGACGCTCGCGGCGGCGTTCCTCGCCGCCGGTCTCGTCGACGAGGTGCACGCCTACGTCGCGCCCGTCCTGCTCGGTGCCGGCCCCGCCGCCGTGGCCGACCTGGGGGTGCGCACGATCGCCGACGCGGTCCGCCTGCGGCCCGTCGAGGTCGTCCCCCTGGGCCCCGACGTCCTCGTCGTGGCCGTACCCGAGCTCGCACCGTCGCCCACCCTGGAGGAGAACTGA